The DNA sequence ACATATTTTTTCTGGATTTCTAATGGAAGATAAACCAGTGTTTCCATATTTATGTCTGGTTGTATCTGGTGGACATACACTTTTATTAATAGTAAATAGTGATTATGATATAATTAAACTTGGTTCCACATTAGATGATGCTGTTGGCGAAGCATTTGATAAAGTTTCTAAGTTACTGGGACTTGGTTATCCTGGTGGTCCACAAATTCAAAGAATTGCAGAAAATCAGAATTCTGATTTTGTTGATTTTCCAGTTGCTCAATGTAAAAATGAATATGATTTTTCTTTTAGTGGATTAAAAACATCTGTTATTAGATTTATCCAGAAAAATTATGGAAAAGTTGAAAATATTCCTGCCGATCATATTCCTTTAATTGCTGCATCTTTTCAGAAAGCAGCTGTAAAAGCTCTTACGAAGAATGTTGAAAAAGCATTGAATAATTTTGAAATAAAAACTCTTTCGTTAGTAGGTGGTGTGGCAGCAAATAAATTATTGAGAGATGAATTTGTTAAGTTAGCTTCTCAATTCAATAAAAAATTAGTAATTCCTTCGCTGGAATTTTGTGGTGATAATGCAGCTATGATAGCATATCGTGGATTAAAATTGTTTGAGTATTTACAGAACTTTGGAAATAAGCATGATTATTTTATGAATCAGAATGCGTATCCTAATTTAAATGGTAATACGTTTATAAGAAGTTTA is a window from the Rosettibacter firmus genome containing:
- the tsaD gene encoding tRNA (adenosine(37)-N6)-threonylcarbamoyltransferase complex transferase subunit TsaD, which produces MNVIGIETSCDETSVAVISNGKLTSNLISSQHFHVDYGGVVPELSSRAHLQIVVPLLKKALHESKLDIQDIDLVTATAGPGLIGALLVGFTFAKSLAYSLKKNFIPVNHVEGHIFSGFLMEDKPVFPYLCLVVSGGHTLLLIVNSDYDIIKLGSTLDDAVGEAFDKVSKLLGLGYPGGPQIQRIAENQNSDFVDFPVAQCKNEYDFSFSGLKTSVIRFIQKNYGKVENIPADHIPLIAASFQKAAVKALTKNVEKALNNFEIKTLSLVGGVAANKLLRDEFVKLASQFNKKLVIPSLEFCGDNAAMIAYRGLKLFEYLQNFGNKHDYFMNQNAYPNLNGNTFIRSL